Within Enoplosus armatus isolate fEnoArm2 chromosome 1, fEnoArm2.hap1, whole genome shotgun sequence, the genomic segment AactactttactttactttaaactgacctttatgtgtaGAATTAGTGGGGAAACCCTTTACTATTTCTTTATCCCATCCAGTTTGGAGGTCCACAATAGGACATCAAACTCTTAAGTCATGAAAAGTGGTATAAAATTAAACTGTCACCGGGAAAAATGCTACTATGAAATATAACGACTTGAATAACTGCATTTAAACAAAATAGCAAATAAGATATAAATGATAGAataaaaatctcaaataaaatggttactatgaaaataagaaagatGATATAGCATTTCATAATGAGCTGAGTCTGAAGTTAATTGTTTTGGTtaattgatgtattttttattaattctaACCATTAATTATTCCATAATGtactatttgtttgtttatttatttatatcgtATTATCATGCTTTCTATCATATTactaaatacatacatttaacaaTCTTACACATTTTTAGCTTGAAGGTTCATCTTTGACCTCACAAAAGTAGCACAATGACCTCAATCCACTGATAAGGGATTGgttggttgtcatggagatagtTCAGCGGTTATCACGTGggaaaagtgtttgtgtggttttgtaTTTCAGCCCAGTGAAGTTTAACAAATAAAATCGATAAAGCAGAGCGAGATGTATCTTTCGTCCTTCTACggtttctctccctcctttcctttatattttgacccccccccccccccccccccccccgactactacatttcccagaatgcaaaGCGACAACGTCTTTACACTCTTGTGTTTACGCTTAGCGGTCACGTTAACCAATTGCCGGAGCAGACAGTTGGTCACTGTACTACAGACAACTCAGGAATGGTGGCAGTCGTCAGTGTATAATTCCTCGTTTCTTTGACACTGAGGTCGGGCTGTGTTCTTGTCACGATGCCGGGGATGTGCTCTGTTCCGGGCTGTAAGGGCTACAAGAAGGCGAGGTCCCGGGGAGTCGTGTTCCACTCGCTGCCCACCAGAGACCCGGAGCGATGCAGAAAGTGGTTAAAGGCCATACTTAACCCCAAATTTGACGAAAACACACCAGTAAGTAAATACGGCAATATAAGAGTATGTAGCCAGCATTTTAAACCGGAAGATTACGAGCCGGACATACAGGCAGAACTCATGAAAACAACGCCCCGAAAAGTCCTCAAGTCCCACGTAATTCCATCAGTTTTCTCTGGAAGACAGCAAGAGGACTTCAGCAGACCTCTGGCAGCAGAAGACAGGAGCCTAACAGAGGTAAGTCTTTAATTTGACCGGTCAGAGGTATGGTTTTATAGACAATCCCAAATGTGTGCTTTTGATGCTTGAAAGAGGGATTTTTCTTGAAACTTGACCATCCATTTAGTGGAAAGGTCAAGTTGAAATTGGTGCACAAAACTGAGGGAAAAACGTTGGAGTGAGTAATTATCGGTTTCCAGTAAAGGATGCAGAGCTAAGAGCTGTAAACAATCCAAAATATGTTGAGAGCAGCAGTCTGAAAAGCCCCAGTTTGCAGTCTCCATTTAAAACCAATGGACTTTGAGTGGCATTTTGTTTGGGAGTGAAAAAAGTACATTGTATTACACAAGAAACACTTTAACTGGTGATTTTGCACTCAGACAAATATAACTGATAATAAAATCTTTCAATAGTGTTTCAGGTTGTAATCATTACCATCGTTGTTTAGATCAGGAAACTGGCACAACTTGAGAAATTAGTGTTTATTGAGCAGCAAACAGAATATTTATTCATCCAGATGAGTGTAAGAGTCTTTACAGGATTCTTCAATTACTTCcagaataacaaaacattttgataaatgaCCTTCAAGATTTTTCAAAACCACCAGGGATtcatttttgtggaaaaacaagcaattcACTCTGACTTGAATGTAATTGCAATACATGAGTGGCACAaacttgttattttgtttactCACTACTACCAACTGTACTTATatcaaaactgttttgttttttttaattcggCGGAGGCTCCCAGTGCCGCTGCTCAAGCCTGTAGCTCAGTGGTTTCAGGTTCCAGCATGGATAGCGTGTTGCGATGGTCCTCTGTCTTAACTTCAGTAAGTAGTAAAGCTATCTTCCTAagatttcatgttttgttgtcatgGGTTAGCATGTGGTTCATTTAGATTTGTAAATATAGTAGTAAATTGGACAGCCACCCTCTTTTCTGAATGTAGCACTTGTTATTTTGAATCAGTACTGCTGTCTTAATGATCACTGTGTTCACTCAAGGGTCCGACTACATCTTCACAAGCTTCTTCTTTGGGTGTTCAAGGTACTGGTGTGGATACGACATCACCTTCTCCCTCACTGCCCATTCCTGTAAGTATAACACATGACACTGGTAGCCCTTGTCTGTTAAAATGAGATATCACGCAGTCAAAATTAATGTGTGTTGGTATTGTGAACCTTATTCAGATGAGTTGCACACACAGTTACTTGTAACTAATTTAAAATTTGACATCTGTCTCTGTTATCCCAGATTGCTTCAGGAGCTCCAAGCACCTCATCCCAgtctcctccaccagctgaaCTGAGCGATGGTTTGTGCAGTGAGGCATCTGTGGATCGTCTGAACGAGAGTGTCCACCAAGAGACGGAATTGAACTCGACAGCAACGTCAAAATCAGACGAGGACGCAGAAAAAGACTCACATCAGTCAAAGACTATTGTGAATGACAGCTGCTTGATGGAGCTGTTTAAGAAGTGTCAGACGTGTGGACAGCCCATAACCAAAAAGAAGGTGTCTCACTGTGGTGCACAGAAGAAGGTGAGGTGGAGCTGCCTTGGTGGACACAGGGGCTTGTGGATGTCATCTCCTCACCTTTGGGAGGCGTTTCCTGAAATCCACCTTCTTACGACTCTTTCCGTTCTTTTCTCTGGAGGCACCTTCACACACTTTAAGAAATGGGCCAAACACCTCCACCTGAATTTCATGGGGCATAAAACCTTTTTTGAAATTCAGAAGGCATACCTCAACCCAGAAATGAAACAGATGAGCAGGACTGAGCAGGAAGGGGTCTTTGCAAAGGGGGTCCACCAACAGCCTGAAGGCACTCTTCGTCGCATTTCAGGTGATTGCTGTTGCTGTGATTCTCCTGGTTTCAGCGACAAGAACTGAAGTGTGAGACTTCAacgtctctttttctttcaggggCTAGATACATAAAACTGTACAAGTTCAAGACTAAACCTTTGTGTATGCACAAAGGAAGAAATACACTATACAGAACTTGACCATTATCAGCAGCCGGTTGGTAGATAGAGCATGTTGAGTTAGTGGCaagatgtcatttttcatgtcagcctTTTCTTCAACGAGCAAAAAACCATGGTCTGCCAGtaccatccatccattagcCAAACCCACTTATCCTTTAGAGGGTCACGGGTGGCTGGAGCCCATCCCAGCTGACATAAGGTGAGAGGCGGGGTACACCCTGAACAGGTCGGCAGTCAaacacagggctgacacatagagacagacggccattcacacacacattcatacccACAGGAAATTTAGTGTTGCCAATTAACCTAACCTGCCTGACTGTCAGAGAAAACCACAGCACTCTGAGAAAACCTACACTGGcacagggagaacatgcaaagTCTCCAACAACACCAgtgcaaagcaaaacaaaaccttaCAGTGCCAGTGTCATATCTTTAAGACAAACTTTATTACTAATCCAAGCATATGATGGAACTGTTAAAACGGATTCACAATGCTGTGAAAATACCCTGGTGATTAGTTTtgtcttaattaattaatgaattgcATAATTATTTTGGGATTAGAACACAGCCCAGTTATTTCCTCtcagtgtgcatgcatgctggTGGTCAGCTGGCTGTCAGCTGTAGTCTTCGCTGTGTGTTCAAGTGCAACctttaacagaaaacatgaagcaTTGTAAAATCTTTATCAGTGCCAGTGCTTAGAGAGTGGAGATCACTGTATAGTTGTATGTATTTATCACTTCACTGCAGTAAACTCCTAGAATTATTGAGTGATTTACTCAATTACACAGTACAAAAATACCACTACAGAAACTGAAACCTTAGTACTtatttctgaatgttttcttgtttttactttgaagaTTCTCTGAAGAAAGTTAAGGCCAAGtcgaggagaaaagaaaagggagctCTGTCGTCATGGTCAAGGTGAGGCGGCATGTACAGGCTATACATATCACAAAGGAGAActagttttacacaaataaaTCTGATTACTTTTAATGGAAAGTACTAATCTGCATGTCAAACTGTTGTATAAAGTCATCTGCGGATCAAAAGGAAACTATGGAAATCCAATAAAATTACTCGAGTGATCAATCCGGTAATCTGATGGTGATTGTGAGACTACAATTTTGAAACGAAAAGCTCACTTTAAACTTAGCGTGTGGAGTTTAGTGGGCAGGGCCGCCCTATCAACCAGCAACTCTGGAGAAGCTAAGCTAAATGTTTGTAGCCATTAGCCTCTTGAGGAGCAGAACtgagtgataattctctgtgggtttgtcagtGTGAATGACTCTCTTCACACAGTAATCTGATaagaatacattttgtaaaaaagtAATTGATGAGTGAAGCTCGACATGTAAACCAGTGGGATAGCAGTTATAGAGAGACAGACGATTCAATTTGATAAAACCAGCAGAAAAGCAAGattgttgaaaaatgaattatggCTTTTCAGTTGCACTTACTAATTAAGTGTGAGGTCATCATTGAAGATCCTCTGTTTTCCAGAAGTTTAACTCCCCGGGGACCTTTttagtaaataaatatattaaccCAAAAAAGGGATTATATCAGACCTACGATAGGCTGGCCCCCTCCCAAAGGTCTGCTGTGTGACTGGGACTTCAGGACTTAGTGTTCCAGTCTAAATCATGTGTCCCCTAAATCTTCATATGGTATGTTTGCCATTCATTTATAAAGAACTACTCCTTATGTTTATATCTGTCATGCTTGTTATATgcattgctgtgttttgttttggtttttttgtttttatgtcctACCATGTATTCGCATCTGTTAGCACAAAataaagtggggaaaaaaacatcaataaagGCATTTAAAGTTTTTATctacacaacaaaacagtgtGCCTTGATTTCCTGGAACTCCTCCATACCTCTTATTTGTtgtcatattttctttaatatcGTGATACCGGGGATGTGACACATTCTTACAGTCATTAACAACAAATAACCCATTTACCATAAAAAGAccacaaaaaaatgatttctcagcaagaaaaaatGACTGATAGACTAAGAGCAGTGAACCTTAAAGTACATCAAGAAGTAAAAGATCTTACGAAGCCCTTTTACTTTTTGGCTACTGACCTGAACTAGAGGCTCAGTGGTGATTGAAAGCCCCACTTATAGAAGCATACCAAACcaaaacataatacataatactctaatactactactgtttGGTTTTAAAATCTGGTATACAGGGTTTTGTAATGTCCTGTTCaagaaatgtttaatgaaaCTTCCATCCAAGTTGCAAGTGGTTTTACACTCCAACTTAAGCACAACTAGGTGTCAAACAACTACAGAAAAGAGATGTTAAATCAATCTCGCACATCATCACTTCTCCTGCAATTACAACCTTTTCAGCTCCAGGAAAACTTTATAGCCTttatttcactctttctctAAACACTTGGTTTCATAgtatacatatattttcacctttaccatttttttgtttaaagacaaacatttgtgtttgtactcCTAGTTGGGGAGTGGGTTCACCCTAATAGCACCATAATATGTTCCTACTCACCCCTACTCTCTATCCATGCAGTTTCAGTGTGAATTGGCATATAATCCATACAATACACACATCCACTGACACTTCCACAATTGTTGGcacaagcacaaaacaaattGCATTTGAAAAACCCTAAACTCTATCTTTCTGGAAACGCTGTACAGATTCCTCAGCTTTTAGAGTTAGATTCTACTGTAACTATGACTGAGAGActtatatgtaaaaaaaaaacctgaagtTAAGTTTGCATGCTTTACATTTCCAAATGAGGTTTTGTGTCTAATGACaagtttctgtttcttctttcagtTATGAAAGGAGATCTTTGATATCGATGACCTCTACTGGGACATGTATGCTGGAGCCTACTGCGCTGTCATGTGTCGGACATGTGTCGTCCTCTGAAAGGTAAGTCATGACCTTGCCttgttttttcacacacaaattGTACTGAGTTTGGTCGTTGACATTGTTTTAGCCCATAGAGTATATAATTTCATAACTTCAACTATCAACTGAGTCCCCTGACCACGACAGACGACTTGAGATTTTAACCCcaattttttttgcatttgcatttactTAGTCTATTAGCGGAGCAcgacaggaaacatgggggaAGAGGAAGGTAGATGACTATACAAGCTACACAGACAGAATTGAACCAGGAACGTGGTGGTTACCCTGTGTCAGCCCCAGACCGCTGCACCAACAGAATACAGCCTTATATTACGTTGCATGCTCTGGTTTGGTTCCATGGCTGTTGCATTTGATCACATCATATTTAGCAGGAATACATGTTGTGTTCGCCAGACAATTAATGTCCAAATGctgtaataacttttgaattgtCAGAACATGACTTTCAATATATGTCTGCAGAGGTGAACAGTGCCATGAAGATGATGTTGAACATCAGAGTGAAACTACACACGTGGCATCAGAGGTGGACTGGCTCCAGGACAGGTTAGGATGTAGTAGAATGTACATTTCAGTAGGTTTATATATCTGTAAGTTCTGTACTGACTTTAGATACACTGACTCTCGATCTTATTCAGTGTCCTCACTGtaatttgtctttgtcagttttGAGGAGATGGAGGTCACCATTGACGAGGACAAATGCACCAGTGTGGAGAACAGACTGTAATTTTGTACTTTATTATACAAGATATTTAGTATATTGATTTTTACTTCTGTGGCTCATTTGATTCTAATATCggtctttttttaatctaataGATCAGACTTGGCTAGTGATGTGGACGATGTCGTAGAAACCACTAAGCTGAGGGTTCCAGGAGCTGAAGACAGCTGTGATGAAGAAGTCTACGTACCAATAATTCCTCAGAGGTACCTGTATGTCTTTGATGAGGCTTATTTTCAAGAGTGGAGCTCTTAGAAAATTcagtatattctgtatattGGAGTCCTGAAGATTTTCTTCTTAATCCACAATTTTGCCATGCAGAATCTGTTTATGTTTCTTGTATGTTTCTCCCCTCTTTCACATATTTTTGCTCAAATCTCATCATAGAGAGGAAAATTGGAGCAGCAGTACAGTGAAAACTTTACAGATGCACCTATGTTGAAGAGACATGGATTCATGGATCCAATTAGACCACGCCCACAGGTTCAGGCAACAGCAATGCCCAATCCCAATGCAATACTGCACTAAAAGCAACACACAAATATGTTATTAGAATAATTATCTAATTATAAATAGGCTACTTAAGAATGATACTAAACAAGAATATTGTTTACTATTTAACCATAAAACTAAACTGACCAAAGATAAACTCAGCACAAAACCAATCCTCTGTGATTCCCACAATAAAAGAGTATTGGAATATAGAAAGGGCAAAATGACTCAAAAAAGGGTTgcaaagtaaaaagtaaagtcATCACTCATTGAACAGGAGTTTGTCCTTTCTCACTATTATAAGAATAACAATAGCAGtggcaacaacaataataataccagtaatattattaattaatcaagtGGGGCTCTTAAGCCAAAGAGTGCGACAAGGCGGCAACTTGAGCCAATGATTCTTTCACTCAGACTTGTCTTTGACTTACTTGCTTTGACTAATTGTTTGGGAGAAGTATAACGTAAATATTCATCTTTGGTCGTCTGTTTTTGGTTACAGGTCCAAGATGTCTGAACTGTTACTGGAAtgtgaagaagaggagctggagccaTGGCAGAAACCAACGCCACATGTTCACTTGAAAGACGAGGATGATGTCACACCAAATTCTTTAAGATCATGTTGGTGTTTTCCAGCATCTGACTTCTGTACTCCTTTTATAACGCAAAATGACGGTTGAGTTGAAACATGtctttatttatgcatttcaaaatgacctgctactatatatatttgatattttaaaaata encodes:
- the LOC139288307 gene encoding uncharacterized protein, translated to MTSTGTCMLEPTALSCVGHVSSSERGEQCHEDDVEHQSETTHVASEVDWLQDSFEEMEVTIDEDKCTSVENRLSDLASDVDDVVETTKLRVPGAEDSCDEEVYVPIIPQRSKMSELLLECEEEELEPWQKPTPHVHLKDEDDVTPNSLRSCNDQTDCKPEPSLLQRNAGFIVAFPQLTSNTEFIGSLGTQRHGGNLFTIVPAAQQQLFQKVATATVKHEDSEVVHTSEVHQISNNPVSFSSVQSPAVYATSSNRLQSDQSNSTHLF